One Alicyclobacillus acidoterrestris DNA window includes the following coding sequences:
- a CDS encoding precorrin-2 dehydrogenase/sirohydrochlorin ferrochelatase family protein: MHYAAFLNLRNKACVVVGGGTIATRKIQKLLQAKADVTVISPDVHPNLQGWIANGLVRHLARAYQPTDLAHATLAFAATDNRAVNASVARDAAAYGIWCNVADDAEACDFMVPAVHQHGSVQIAISTSGQSPALAKRLREALEEDLADGGRRFYDLLTSSRIDDAQHADD, translated from the coding sequence ATGCACTACGCGGCTTTTTTGAACCTTCGGAATAAAGCGTGCGTCGTCGTCGGCGGCGGTACCATCGCCACGCGCAAGATCCAAAAACTACTGCAAGCAAAGGCGGACGTGACGGTCATCAGTCCCGACGTCCACCCAAACCTCCAGGGCTGGATTGCGAACGGTCTCGTCCGCCATCTTGCACGCGCGTACCAACCCACAGACCTCGCGCACGCGACACTCGCATTTGCGGCCACAGACAATCGCGCCGTCAACGCTTCCGTTGCGCGCGACGCCGCGGCGTACGGCATCTGGTGTAACGTCGCAGACGATGCAGAGGCCTGCGACTTTATGGTTCCAGCGGTGCATCAGCACGGCAGCGTGCAAATCGCTATCTCGACCTCCGGCCAATCCCCTGCACTCGCCAAACGCCTGCGCGAAGCGCTAGAGGAAGATCTCGCGGACGGCGGTCGCCGGTTTTACGACCTACTCACGAGCAGCCGAATCGACGACGCACAACACGCCGACGACTAG
- a CDS encoding NADPH-dependent assimilatory sulfite reductase hemoprotein subunit, translated as MEKEKKLSKVETIKQESRFLRGTIAEALQEDSTHFSEENVQVLKFHGMYQQDDRDLRRQLKQEGKERAYSMMIRARIPGGILSADQYLQFDKLSDQYGNQTMRITTRQTFQLHGILKKNIKATLKAINDVLITTLGGCGDQVRNIVSCAAPHEGPFYDKVRADLLALVDAVSAKTNAYHEIWLDGEKVEFSEGQTEEPLYGETYLPRKFKIAFAYEGDNCADIFSNDIAIVAHRDGDDVAGYTLAIGGGMGRTAADKNTRPFLAQPFCFVEPSQLIDVCKAIITVQRDYGNRYERKFARMKYLVAERGLDWFREETQTRLGYDLTPPRDIVWTSSHDHLGRIEGHGDKVHLGLFIENGRIKDTETVKLKSVLREIMQTYQPTVRLTTQQNMILCDLTAEQVDEIEAKLHAAGVLLADEYRPVVSYSMACVSMPTCGLGIAESERVMPQIIRDFERALKDLGLQDDPIIIRMTGCANGCARPYIAEIGFVGRTIGKYDVFLGANIAGTRLNQLFKEQVPAEELVSTLYPVLRAYRDERQDGEGFGDYCVRVGLDKLQERLVTVS; from the coding sequence TTGGAGAAGGAGAAAAAATTGTCCAAGGTGGAGACAATTAAGCAGGAGAGCCGATTTCTCCGCGGTACGATCGCGGAGGCGCTCCAGGAAGATTCGACCCACTTTTCCGAGGAAAACGTTCAGGTGCTCAAGTTCCACGGGATGTATCAGCAGGATGACCGCGACTTGCGCCGTCAATTGAAGCAAGAAGGCAAGGAACGGGCCTACTCGATGATGATTCGGGCGCGGATTCCCGGCGGTATTTTGAGCGCTGATCAATACCTGCAGTTCGACAAGTTGTCGGATCAGTACGGCAATCAGACCATGCGTATCACGACGCGTCAGACGTTCCAGTTGCACGGGATTTTGAAGAAAAATATCAAGGCGACGCTAAAAGCCATCAACGACGTGCTCATCACGACGCTCGGCGGTTGTGGTGACCAGGTTCGCAATATCGTCTCCTGTGCGGCGCCACACGAAGGCCCGTTTTACGATAAAGTTCGTGCGGATTTGCTGGCTTTGGTCGATGCTGTGTCCGCGAAGACAAACGCATATCACGAGATTTGGCTGGATGGAGAAAAGGTCGAGTTTTCCGAAGGTCAGACCGAAGAGCCACTGTACGGTGAGACATATCTCCCGCGCAAGTTTAAGATTGCCTTTGCGTATGAAGGGGATAATTGTGCGGATATCTTCTCCAATGACATCGCCATTGTCGCGCACCGCGACGGTGACGATGTAGCGGGCTATACCCTCGCCATCGGCGGTGGTATGGGGCGCACGGCGGCTGACAAGAACACGCGGCCATTTTTGGCGCAGCCGTTCTGCTTTGTCGAGCCGTCACAACTCATCGATGTTTGTAAGGCCATCATCACGGTTCAACGCGACTATGGCAACCGCTACGAGCGTAAGTTTGCCCGGATGAAATACCTCGTCGCAGAACGCGGACTCGACTGGTTCCGCGAAGAGACACAAACGCGGTTAGGCTATGATTTGACACCACCGCGAGACATTGTCTGGACGTCGTCGCACGATCACCTCGGGCGGATCGAGGGGCACGGCGATAAAGTGCACTTGGGGCTGTTCATTGAGAATGGTCGAATCAAGGACACGGAGACGGTGAAACTGAAATCTGTGCTGCGGGAGATTATGCAAACTTACCAGCCGACGGTTCGGCTGACGACGCAGCAAAACATGATTCTCTGCGATTTGACCGCAGAGCAGGTGGATGAAATTGAAGCAAAGTTGCACGCAGCCGGCGTTCTCTTGGCGGACGAATATCGCCCTGTGGTGAGTTACTCCATGGCGTGTGTGTCTATGCCGACTTGCGGGCTTGGCATTGCGGAGTCGGAACGCGTCATGCCGCAGATTATCCGCGATTTCGAGCGCGCACTCAAGGATTTGGGGCTGCAGGATGACCCGATTATCATCCGTATGACCGGTTGCGCCAATGGTTGCGCGCGTCCCTACATCGCAGAGATTGGCTTTGTGGGTCGGACGATTGGCAAGTACGACGTATTTCTTGGCGCCAATATTGCAGGAACGCGGCTGAACCAATTGTTCAAAGAGCAGGTTCCAGCGGAGGAACTGGTCTCGACGCTGTACCCTGTTCTCAGGGCGTACCGCGATGAACGCCAGGACGGCGAAGGTTTTGGCGACTATTGTGTTCGGGTGGGACTCGACAAGTTGCAAGAGCGTCTTGTGACTGTATCGTAA
- a CDS encoding DHA2 family efflux MFS transporter permease subunit — protein MNQTATPSGPNGFDPANIHKAPILISLVIGAFAAILNQTLLNVAIPKLMNDFNVSANTVQWLSTGYMLANGIIIPLTAFLMGTFTTRQLFLGAMSLFGIGSVFCAAAPDFLVMMIGRVIQAAGAGVMMPLMMTVIMTLYPPETRGRAMGTIGIAMFFAPAVGPTLSGWIIQNYSWRVLFYIVIPVAIIDIVIAAIFLKNVTQRTFPKFAVLSFLSSTIGLGALLYGFSEAGSNGWGSTVVIVSLIIGGVFIILFIIRELTAQTPLLNLRVFKVGGFSLAAGVSCVVNMAMFGGTLLTPLYMQNLRGYSSLDSGLLMLPGAILMGIMSPISGALLDKIGIRPLAIVGLLITVITTWELGHLTSTTPFRHIEWVYTFRMFGMGFIAMTIMTSGLNYLPRQVTAHGTAAANTVRMVAGSLGTSLLTTVMTDRTNTHYNQYINTVTATNPQLANSMHTLVQGLSGELGGSIQTAQAYATYVLYGQAQKLAGVQGVDDAYLVAAALALLALILSLFLRRNKKLQPANAKREPQRALPAPAVVETSER, from the coding sequence ATGAATCAGACAGCCACGCCATCTGGGCCGAACGGCTTCGATCCGGCGAACATCCATAAAGCGCCCATCCTGATTTCCTTGGTGATTGGAGCATTTGCTGCGATTCTCAACCAAACGCTATTGAACGTCGCGATTCCGAAGCTGATGAACGATTTCAACGTGTCCGCGAATACCGTTCAATGGCTGAGCACAGGGTATATGTTGGCAAACGGTATCATTATCCCCCTGACGGCGTTTCTGATGGGAACCTTTACGACGAGGCAACTGTTCCTCGGCGCGATGTCGCTCTTTGGTATCGGTTCTGTCTTTTGCGCGGCTGCACCCGATTTTTTGGTGATGATGATTGGGCGCGTGATACAGGCCGCCGGCGCGGGTGTCATGATGCCGTTGATGATGACGGTCATCATGACACTCTATCCTCCGGAAACGCGCGGGCGGGCGATGGGAACCATCGGTATTGCGATGTTCTTTGCACCCGCCGTAGGGCCCACGCTATCGGGGTGGATTATCCAGAACTATTCGTGGCGCGTGTTGTTTTATATCGTGATCCCGGTAGCCATCATCGACATTGTAATAGCGGCTATCTTTCTGAAAAACGTGACGCAGCGCACCTTTCCGAAGTTTGCCGTGCTCAGTTTTCTCAGTTCGACCATCGGTCTTGGCGCTTTGTTGTACGGGTTTAGTGAAGCGGGGAGCAATGGATGGGGTAGCACGGTTGTGATTGTCAGCCTAATTATCGGCGGGGTGTTTATCATCCTGTTCATTATTCGGGAATTGACCGCACAAACGCCGTTGCTCAACCTTCGCGTGTTCAAAGTCGGGGGGTTTTCACTGGCGGCAGGGGTGAGCTGCGTCGTCAACATGGCGATGTTTGGTGGTACGTTGCTTACGCCACTGTATATGCAAAATCTCCGTGGGTACAGTTCACTGGATTCCGGCCTCTTGATGTTGCCGGGTGCGATTTTGATGGGCATCATGTCACCGATTTCCGGGGCGTTGCTCGATAAAATCGGGATTCGGCCGCTGGCAATTGTCGGGCTTTTGATTACGGTGATTACGACATGGGAATTGGGGCATCTTACCTCCACAACGCCGTTTCGGCACATTGAGTGGGTGTACACATTCCGTATGTTTGGCATGGGCTTTATTGCGATGACCATCATGACCAGTGGCTTGAACTATCTGCCGCGGCAGGTTACGGCACACGGGACGGCGGCGGCGAATACGGTTCGCATGGTGGCTGGTAGTCTCGGGACGTCCTTGTTGACGACAGTCATGACAGATAGGACAAACACGCACTACAACCAGTACATCAATACGGTCACTGCGACGAATCCGCAGTTGGCCAATTCGATGCACACCCTGGTTCAGGGTCTCTCTGGGGAGCTCGGCGGATCGATACAAACTGCACAGGCGTATGCGACATATGTCCTGTACGGCCAAGCGCAAAAACTGGCTGGTGTTCAGGGTGTGGACGACGCGTATCTGGTTGCTGCCGCGCTCGCTCTTTTGGCACTGATTTTGTCGCTATTCCTGCGGCGAAACAAAAAACTGCAACCCGCTAATGCAAAACGCGAACCACAGCGCGCCCTGCCGGCACCGGCTGTGGTGGAGACAAGTGAGCGGTAA
- a CDS encoding 5'-3' exonuclease, protein MKLVLIDGSSLLTTSFFGNVPRDYYQLKSQEEREAYLRKKALCTESGIYTNAVYPMTRILLNLVERQKPTHLAVAWDVSRNTFRRELYPDYKGHREDALPILGQQYGTMQSLLSAMNIAQFWFDDYEADDIIGTLARKFEKDMPVYIYTKDQDALQLISEGTRVWLLTSKAEALYKSRGLNVKELAVPDGTFEYTTVTFEEEYGLKPWQMVDKKALEGDSSDNIPGVKGVGEKAAVPLLREFGQIEDLYDYIEDMCPEHESEVKLLFKELGIARSPLAYLTKESDTELVGKRAAVLSKALATIRTDIEALATVDAASLEMRIDYAQAREKFMELEFSSLLKKLPTVKADGEELAG, encoded by the coding sequence ATGAAGCTTGTTTTAATTGATGGGTCGTCACTTTTGACGACCTCGTTTTTTGGTAACGTGCCAAGAGATTATTATCAGCTCAAATCGCAGGAAGAACGGGAAGCGTATCTGCGGAAGAAGGCGCTGTGTACAGAGAGCGGGATTTATACCAATGCGGTATACCCAATGACGCGGATACTGTTGAACTTGGTTGAGCGCCAGAAGCCAACGCATTTGGCAGTGGCTTGGGACGTGTCACGCAATACGTTTCGGCGCGAACTTTATCCAGATTATAAAGGTCACCGCGAGGATGCGCTGCCGATTCTTGGACAGCAGTATGGGACGATGCAGTCGTTGCTTTCGGCGATGAATATCGCCCAATTCTGGTTTGACGATTATGAGGCGGATGACATTATTGGGACGTTAGCGCGTAAATTTGAAAAGGACATGCCTGTCTACATTTACACCAAAGATCAGGATGCGCTGCAACTCATTTCAGAAGGGACGCGCGTTTGGCTGCTCACCTCAAAGGCGGAGGCGCTGTACAAGAGCCGCGGGCTCAACGTCAAGGAGTTGGCTGTGCCGGATGGCACGTTCGAATACACGACCGTGACGTTTGAGGAGGAATATGGCCTCAAGCCTTGGCAGATGGTCGACAAAAAGGCGCTGGAGGGCGATAGCAGCGACAACATTCCGGGCGTCAAAGGCGTTGGGGAGAAGGCGGCTGTGCCGCTCTTGCGCGAGTTCGGGCAAATTGAGGACTTGTATGATTATATTGAGGACATGTGTCCGGAGCATGAGTCTGAGGTCAAGCTGTTGTTTAAGGAACTGGGCATTGCCAGGTCCCCGCTGGCCTACTTGACCAAGGAGTCCGACACGGAGCTCGTTGGCAAGCGCGCGGCAGTTTTGAGCAAGGCGCTGGCGACGATTCGAACCGATATCGAGGCTTTGGCAACCGTCGATGCCGCAAGTCTAGAAATGCGCATTGATTACGCACAGGCGCGCGAGAAGTTCATGGAGTTGGAGTTCAGCAGCTTGCTGAAGAAACTTCCGACGGTCAAGGCCGACGGTGAGGAACTTGCAGGCTAG
- a CDS encoding L,D-transpeptidase family protein, whose translation MPVIRMHLGFRRRVCLSLFALVVAVTMATGTAYAADSKKSPSVVESQTTYTIEINTKHPVLKLYRNGQFYREWHVALGKSQTQTPVGDWQIVDKQKDWGGGFGTRWLGLNVPWGTYGIHGTNQPASIGRFASHGCVRMKNRDVEQLFDIVPIGTRVIIHGNPLAHLRTLEYGNIGADVRLVQQRLQAEGYYRDDCKGVFDAPTQFALIYFQITHELPMDGLVTMDDYRALHLVK comes from the coding sequence GTGCCTGTAATCAGAATGCACCTCGGCTTTAGGCGACGTGTTTGCCTGTCTCTGTTCGCCTTGGTCGTGGCGGTGACGATGGCGACAGGAACGGCATATGCGGCGGATTCGAAAAAATCTCCATCTGTGGTCGAATCTCAGACCACGTACACGATTGAGATCAATACAAAGCACCCAGTGCTAAAACTGTATCGGAACGGTCAATTCTATCGAGAATGGCACGTTGCGCTCGGAAAATCACAAACGCAAACTCCCGTAGGCGATTGGCAAATTGTCGACAAACAAAAGGACTGGGGCGGTGGATTTGGCACGCGCTGGCTCGGTTTGAACGTGCCATGGGGAACCTATGGGATTCATGGGACAAATCAACCTGCCTCGATTGGCCGCTTCGCGAGTCACGGCTGTGTTCGCATGAAGAATCGCGATGTTGAGCAACTGTTTGACATCGTTCCGATTGGTACGCGCGTCATCATTCATGGGAATCCCTTAGCGCATTTGCGGACGCTCGAATATGGTAACATTGGAGCGGACGTTCGTCTCGTGCAACAGCGTCTGCAGGCAGAAGGATATTATCGCGACGATTGTAAAGGCGTCTTTGACGCGCCCACGCAATTTGCCCTGATCTACTTCCAAATCACACACGAATTGCCGATGGACGGACTGGTTACGATGGACGACTATCGGGCGTTGCACCTCGTCAAATAG
- a CDS encoding cysteine desulfurase-like protein, which translates to MALQLDVERVRAQFPALGRTYRGQQVVYFDGPGGSQVCQAAIDAVSHYMSSGGANLHGVFPTSVETEALLAQTRHSVGCLLNAAEEEVAFGPNMTTLTFAISRALAREWQPGDEIIVTELDHRANVDPWRRAAEDKGVVVKWLTVHPTTLTLNVDELDELLTPRTRVVAVGLASNAVGTVTDVRAIADKAHAVGAWVAVDAVHAAPHIPIDRDALGADILLCSAYKFFAPHVGIAAIRRDLFEALDVYKLDPAPSFIPDKLETGTQNHAGIAGVGAAISYLSTLGEGPTLREKLVSALETIEAYEDTLAWRMREGIRELPGVHLYAAPHSIRKTPTIAFTVDGVPSREVCRRMVDDYGLFIADGDFYATTLAHKLGVQASGGFVRAGLAPYNTNLEVDAFLDALARVVSSLR; encoded by the coding sequence GTGGCTTTGCAACTGGATGTGGAACGGGTTCGAGCGCAATTTCCGGCCTTAGGGCGTACGTATCGAGGGCAGCAGGTGGTGTACTTCGACGGTCCGGGCGGATCGCAAGTTTGTCAGGCGGCTATTGACGCGGTTTCGCATTATATGTCGTCTGGCGGTGCCAATTTGCATGGCGTATTTCCGACCAGCGTCGAAACGGAAGCGTTGTTGGCGCAGACTCGGCACAGTGTGGGCTGTCTGCTGAACGCTGCCGAAGAAGAAGTGGCGTTTGGGCCGAATATGACCACCTTGACGTTTGCTATCAGCCGCGCGTTGGCACGGGAATGGCAACCTGGCGACGAAATCATTGTCACTGAGTTAGATCACCGAGCGAACGTCGACCCTTGGCGCAGAGCAGCTGAGGACAAGGGCGTCGTCGTCAAGTGGTTAACGGTTCATCCGACGACGTTGACGTTAAATGTAGATGAGCTCGACGAACTACTCACGCCCCGAACTCGCGTCGTGGCCGTCGGTTTGGCTTCCAACGCGGTTGGGACGGTGACAGATGTGCGCGCAATTGCTGACAAAGCGCATGCGGTTGGCGCATGGGTCGCAGTGGATGCGGTTCATGCCGCGCCGCACATTCCCATTGACAGAGATGCGTTAGGCGCTGACATTCTCTTGTGCTCGGCGTATAAATTTTTTGCACCTCATGTGGGCATCGCCGCGATTCGTCGAGACCTCTTTGAAGCCCTCGACGTTTACAAGCTAGACCCGGCACCGTCGTTCATTCCGGATAAGTTGGAGACAGGCACACAAAATCATGCGGGCATCGCGGGGGTGGGGGCAGCCATCAGCTACCTGAGCACGTTGGGGGAAGGCCCAACCCTCCGGGAAAAACTGGTCAGTGCGCTTGAGACAATAGAGGCATATGAGGATACATTAGCCTGGCGGATGCGTGAGGGCATTCGAGAACTGCCAGGGGTCCATCTGTACGCCGCGCCACATTCCATTCGCAAAACGCCCACCATTGCGTTTACGGTGGACGGCGTGCCGTCACGCGAGGTCTGCCGGCGAATGGTCGACGACTACGGTCTGTTCATTGCTGACGGTGATTTCTACGCCACGACACTTGCCCACAAGCTCGGTGTTCAGGCCTCTGGCGGATTTGTTCGTGCGGGCCTCGCGCCATACAACACGAACCTCGAAGTGGATGCGTTTTTAGACGCGTTGGCCCGCGTAGTGTCGTCGCTTCGCTAA
- a CDS encoding GtrA family protein, whose amino-acid sequence MTRFKIARLVSLLRQISLFCVVGFTNLLVDTAAYYSAYHYAHMNYLAAQVISYPCGAINSYFLNRRLTFAKRDSFNVYEMVKFGMLNVLSIFGSLLALFVADHSLHVSLSFSKVAANGTALCMNYAGSRWWVFRRKRVKLLPLPSERSALPEVDKD is encoded by the coding sequence ATGACGAGATTCAAAATCGCTCGCCTGGTTTCGTTGCTCAGGCAGATTTCGTTGTTTTGTGTGGTTGGGTTTACCAACCTCTTAGTGGATACTGCGGCGTATTATTCCGCATATCACTACGCGCATATGAATTATCTTGCCGCACAAGTCATCTCGTATCCGTGCGGCGCAATCAATAGCTATTTTCTCAATCGTCGATTGACCTTTGCCAAACGAGACTCGTTTAACGTGTACGAGATGGTGAAGTTTGGCATGTTGAATGTCCTGTCCATTTTCGGATCTCTGTTAGCACTGTTTGTAGCAGATCACTCCCTGCATGTCTCCTTGTCGTTTAGCAAAGTTGCAGCGAATGGGACGGCGTTGTGTATGAACTACGCCGGATCGCGATGGTGGGTGTTTCGGAGGAAACGTGTTAAGTTGTTGCCGCTGCCGTCTGAACGCTCGGCGTTGCCGGAAGTTGATAAGGATTAG
- a CDS encoding NAD(P)H-dependent oxidoreductase produces MEIYVVYDSEAGHTEALANAIAEGAKSAADANVHLHHVSEADPRDLADMDAIIWGCPGHFGTISSGLKAWIDKLGPLWARGQLVGKVGAAFCTTATVHGGIEMTLWNLITPMLHNGMIIVGLPGNVLENVLYGSYYGVGVTCPVEVSEDAPMNMPTDSDLALGRVLGRRVADITRKFVS; encoded by the coding sequence ATGGAAATTTACGTTGTATACGACAGTGAAGCAGGGCATACCGAGGCTTTGGCAAACGCCATCGCAGAGGGTGCGAAGTCCGCTGCCGACGCAAATGTTCACCTTCATCATGTGTCGGAGGCTGATCCTCGAGATCTAGCAGATATGGATGCGATTATTTGGGGCTGTCCGGGTCATTTTGGCACGATTAGCTCCGGATTGAAGGCGTGGATCGACAAACTTGGACCGTTGTGGGCGCGAGGCCAACTCGTTGGGAAAGTGGGTGCAGCATTTTGCACTACGGCGACGGTTCACGGCGGCATCGAGATGACGTTGTGGAACCTCATTACGCCGATGCTGCACAACGGCATGATTATTGTCGGCCTTCCTGGAAACGTTCTGGAAAATGTACTCTACGGGTCGTATTACGGTGTCGGTGTCACGTGCCCTGTCGAGGTGTCGGAGGATGCGCCGATGAATATGCCAACGGATTCCGATTTGGCTCTGGGTCGCGTTTTGGGGCGGCGCGTTGCGGATATCACGCGCAAATTTGTATCGTGA
- a CDS encoding phosphoadenylyl-sulfate reductase translates to MATAVMEHEWIEQLAEEFENATPEEIIAEALRRVSNMTFACSFGAEDMVLLDMLMKINPEANVFYLDTNVLFQETYDLRDRAIEKYGIPNLRQVLPKLTLAEQAEKHGDELWKRDPNACCAIRKVEPLTQVLTEYDGWITGIRREQAPTRANAKVFEWDAKFGLVKVNPLVRWTEGQVWRYIKQNDVPYNPLHDQNYPSIGCLHCTRPVNPGEDPRSGRWAGFNKTECGLHPSEQ, encoded by the coding sequence ATGGCGACGGCGGTAATGGAACACGAGTGGATTGAACAACTTGCCGAAGAGTTCGAAAATGCAACGCCAGAAGAGATTATTGCGGAAGCATTGCGTCGCGTTTCTAATATGACATTTGCTTGTAGTTTTGGAGCAGAAGACATGGTTCTGCTCGACATGCTCATGAAAATTAACCCTGAAGCGAACGTATTCTACTTAGACACCAACGTTTTATTCCAGGAAACGTATGACCTGCGAGATAGGGCGATTGAAAAGTACGGAATCCCGAATCTTCGTCAGGTATTGCCAAAGCTGACGCTGGCTGAACAAGCGGAAAAGCATGGCGACGAATTGTGGAAGCGTGATCCGAATGCTTGCTGCGCAATTCGCAAGGTTGAACCTCTGACACAAGTATTGACGGAATACGACGGGTGGATTACGGGAATTCGCCGTGAACAGGCACCGACGCGGGCGAATGCCAAGGTCTTCGAGTGGGATGCTAAGTTTGGGCTCGTGAAAGTGAACCCATTGGTTCGCTGGACGGAAGGCCAAGTGTGGCGCTATATCAAACAGAACGACGTACCGTACAACCCGTTACACGACCAAAATTACCCAAGTATTGGCTGCTTGCATTGCACGCGTCCGGTGAATCCGGGTGAAGATCCGCGCAGTGGCCGTTGGGCGGGCTTTAATAAGACGGAATGTGGTTTGCACCCAAGCGAGCAGTAA
- a CDS encoding HlyD family secretion protein has product MNARRMLIVQIVVIVVVLIAGFVGYYYYNQSTSYLKTNDAQVTGQQIVIAAPASGKLTSWNGTVGTQFNAGDTVGTIAVPGARGTTAITDPQNSTIVQNMAVNNEFVSAGTPLAYAYDLNNLWITANIKETQINDVKVGQTVDVYVDAYPGTTYTGVVKQVGLATASTFSLLPTGSSDANYTKVTQVIPVQIQVQSGTGRLVPGMNASVRIHK; this is encoded by the coding sequence ATGAACGCTAGACGCATGCTAATCGTGCAGATTGTCGTGATTGTAGTCGTTCTTATCGCGGGCTTCGTGGGTTATTACTACTATAATCAGTCCACCTCATATTTGAAGACCAACGACGCACAAGTCACCGGGCAGCAAATCGTCATTGCGGCTCCGGCGAGCGGAAAATTGACCAGTTGGAACGGGACGGTTGGGACGCAGTTCAACGCGGGCGACACCGTTGGCACGATAGCGGTGCCGGGGGCGCGTGGTACCACGGCGATAACGGATCCACAAAACTCGACTATCGTCCAAAACATGGCCGTGAACAACGAATTCGTATCGGCCGGCACACCCTTGGCATACGCCTATGATTTGAACAACTTGTGGATCACCGCCAATATCAAGGAAACCCAAATCAATGACGTCAAGGTAGGACAGACGGTGGACGTATACGTCGACGCTTATCCTGGGACGACGTACACCGGTGTTGTCAAGCAAGTGGGCTTGGCGACTGCTTCGACGTTTTCGCTATTGCCAACCGGGAGTTCCGACGCCAACTACACGAAGGTCACACAGGTCATCCCCGTGCAAATCCAAGTTCAATCGGGTACAGGCCGTTTAGTACCCGGCATGAATGCAAGTGTTCGCATCCACAAGTAA